From the genome of Cydia strobilella chromosome 21, ilCydStro3.1, whole genome shotgun sequence, one region includes:
- the LOC134751247 gene encoding zinc finger and BTB domain-containing protein 41-like, with protein MCDIKLDYEDPEICRGCLSSDRKLAPVASGDLYFSLLTEDQKLEALTIPQIALCWECMALLNRTRRFQAQVQNSHTILQECLQLSPTKPTLSSLTVHHKFEYDAVLEEGKPSEQPLVFDEPTIKDDKIKVIIPTKYKTTVTTNNVENVKSFKYVINDLLKNVKIDKDADTEHPSNDSDDGKDDENFETDDRNYSLSDEMSDSEDDSLNKIPKAAKNTKNSLPIVKPKQNDVTITKKVTKPRKVDTKKIEVPLIKTPAMLKLEMELKKHMSIIKVAPKEASINSQRKCDEKKVIDDKNIRKSDPDEDEPKRKKQKQSELDPDFNVEDDEDSATDDSEEFKPIGIKNVCVDDDKTEKQRKFRKTITHYKNMAQVSSYFTEIEMSEQEIRSALEKDDTIVREKKPLKCSICGLMFRHRRALTRHGLAYHKNKYPGEYKKGCWYNPPPVYPEKYLWRCYVCARMMRREHIVAHMDTYHRTQYFCNGDGCEWCVRPFWEKEDFDQHWEDIHKQVICDYCEKYKKNKNSLEKHMQKSHATLVKYVIPQCKKCLKTYSSRKALKHHILYIHEKYEARKFYRNGTITSAKVNK; from the exons ATGTGTGACATTAAACTAGACTACGAAGATCCAGAAATATGTCGTGGCTGTCTCAGCTCAGACAGGAAGCTTGCTCCTGTGGCTTCGGGCGACCTGTACTTTTCTCTTTTGACAGAAGACCAAAAACTGGAA GCATTAACCATACCGCAGATAGCTCTGTGTTGGGAGTGTATGGCTCTGCTGAACAGGACGCGCAGGTTTCAGGCGCAAGTTCAAAACTCACACACAATTTTGCAAGAATGCTTACAACTTTCA CCAACAAAACCTACTCTTTCTTCACTTACGGTCCATCACAAATTTGAATATGACGCTGTTCTTGAAGAAGGCAAACCATCTGAACAACCATTAGTTTTCGATGAACCAACTATAAAGgatgataaaataaaagttatcatacccacaaaatacaaaactacAGTTACAACAAACAATGTAGAAAATGTTAAAAGTTTCAAATATGTTATAAATGATCTTTTAAAGAATGTTAAAATTGATAAAGATGCTGATACTGAACATCCCAGTAATGACAGCGATGATGGTAAAGATGATGAGAATTTTGAAACTGATGATAGAAATTATAGTTTATCTGACGAAATGTCAGATAGCGAAGATGATTCTCTAAACAAAATACCAAAAGCTGCTAAGAATACTAAGAATAGTTTACCAATagtaaaaccaaaacaaaatgATGTAACCATTACAAAAAAAGTCACTAAACCCCGAAAAGTGGACACAAAGAAAATAGAAGTTCCTTTGATTAAAACTCCTGCAATGCTAAAATTGGAAATGGAGTTAAAAAAGCACATGAGTATCATAAAGGTTGCACCAAAGGAGGCATCAATAAACTCGCAAAGGaaatgtgatgaaaaaaaaGTGATTGATGATAAAAATATTCGTAAATCAGATCCTGATGAAGACGagccaaaaagaaaaaaacaaaaacagtcaGAGTTAGATCCAGATTTTAATGTAGAGGATGATGAAGATTCTGCTACTGATGATAGTGAAGAATTTAAACCAATTGGCATAAAAAATGTCTGTGTAGACGAtgacaaaacagagaaacaacGTAAATTTAGGAAAACAAttacacattataaaaatatggCACAGGTTTCCTCGTATTTTACAGAAATTGAAATGAGTGAACAAGAAATAAGGAGCGCATTAGAAAAAGATGATACAATCGTTAGAGAAAAGAAACCTCTAAAATGTAGCATATGTGGATTGATGTTTAGGCACAGAAGAGCCTTAACGCGACACGGGTTGGCTTatcataaaaacaaa TATCCTGGCGAATACAAAAAAGGATGTTGGTACAATCCACCACCAGTTTATCCTGAGAAGTATCTCTGGCGCTGCTACGTTTGCGCCAGAATGATGCGGAGGGAGCACATAGTCGCTCATATGGATACGTACCACAGGACTCAGTATTTCTGCAATGGAGATGGGTGTGAATGGTGTGTGAGGCCTTTTTG GGAAAAGGAAGATTTTGACCAGCACTGGGAAGATATTCATAAGCAGGTTATATGTGACTACTGTGAAAAATACAAGAAGAACAAAAATAGCCTGGAGAAGCATATGCA aaaatccCACGCCACGCTAGTGAAATACGTCATCCCTCAATGCAAGAAGTGCTTAAAGACGTATTCCTCGCGCAAAGCTTTGAAGCAtcacatattatacatacaCGAGAAGTATGAGGCACGTAAATTTTATAGAAATGGAACGATTACTTCCGCTaaagtcaataaataa
- the LOC134751001 gene encoding glycosylphosphatidylinositol anchor attachment 1 protein: MGLLSDPEYRSVKWVRVLKRIHGPLCFVLYVGALAWFMLLGNKEFNNETYFSENALLPGLVTTEFNGEHAAKQFFDELTNEIQYKLEDVEQMPVAWLVAKMSQLHLEVYTHNFTLDYPLGKGQVYHGTNVYGILRAPRTASLEAIVLTAPHRAPGTHQKDTSAGIALMLAFAQFARSQKYWAKDIIFLVTEHEQLGMQAWLEAYHGIQRDSETFYTSLGGFWSPGMPSLDLGALGMGFEHKKCLNPGKLKGRSGSIQAAINLEIHTPKIKYIEVKVEGLNGQLPNLDLGNLVHKLCVKSGIHHSYKNSYSWIRNRNTVDEWTNGVYTLLGQVVTQIAGVPNGNHGLFHRFGIEAVTLEGRDASDPAGTPPKVNALTSANFYRLGVALESILRSLNNLLERFHQSYFFYMMAATNRFVSIGQYMPSLCLLCVAMLIRALSLWVTTQQDNEEEKPPKPKRKSSGADLPEDKPEVPGDKPEVLGDNKTEEIQSEESTLRHRKVAESGETECKESKLKEKLRKEKSKKSGGKRRKEKEESSMSIVNIGANYLLVHLLGYAVMNSPILISQIGAAYGYASELSVYYGLIAISILLTLISPYLPRLLRTGRITHEELSLVNILLLVELATVCLSVGMHNYPLGLAMAVLYTPVALVIGVVTKGGGKKNAIALFLKRIFCLLVHPLSAVTLSMVLYSTTLFPEEPWLGAAGRGRDAAIQAVMFSVADSLIYGNWLFNVASATILPIWIIFWQIVCNKVDAPA; encoded by the exons ATGGGTCTGTTATCAGACCCAGAATATCGGTCCGTGAAATGGGTGCGGGTGTTGAAAAGGATCCACGGGCCTCTGTGTTTCGTGCTGTACGTGGGGGCCCTGGCCTGGTTCATGCTGCTGGGTAACAAGGAGTTCAACAACGAGACGTATTTTTCGGAAAACGCGCTGCTACCGGGCCTTGTGACCACGGAGTTTAACGGGGAACATGCCGCTAAACAGTTCTTTGATGAGCTCACGAACGAGATTCag TACAAGTTGGAGGATGTGGAGCAGATGCCGGTGGCGTGGCTCGTAGCTAAGATGTCGCAGCTGCACCTTGAAGTGTACACACACAACTTCACTCTCGACTACCCACTTGGCAAGGGCCAG GTGTACCACGGCACAAACGTCTACGGAATCTTACGCGCGCCGCGCACTGCGTCCCTCGAAGCGATAGTCCTGACAGCACCGCACCGCGCGCCCGGTACGCACCAGAAAGATACATCAGCCGGCATTGCGCTTATGCTCGCCTTCGCTCAGTTCGCTCGGT CACAAAAATACTGGGCCAAGGACATAATATTCCTAGTAACCGAGCACGAGCAACTAGGCATGCAGGCGTGGCTAGAAGCTTACCACGGTATCCAGCGCGACTCGGAGACCTTCTACACCAGTCTTGGCGGCTTCTGGTCGCCTGGTATGCCGAGTCTTGACCTGGGGGCTTTGGGCATGGGTTTTGAGCATAAGAAGTGCTTGAATCCTGGAAAGTTGAAGGGAAGGTCTGGGTCTATTCAGGCGGCTATTAATTTGGAGATACATACGCCTAAAATCA AATACATCGAAGTGAAGGTCGAAGGTCTGAACGGGCAGCTGCCTAATCTGGACCTTGGTAATCTGGTCCATAAGCTCTGTGTCAAGTCTGGCATACACCACTCTTATAAGAACAG CTACTCATGGATACGCAATCGTAATACGGTAGATGAGTGGACCAACGGTGTTTACACCCTGCTGGGGCAAGTGGTCACGCAGATTGCTGGG GTACCAAATGGAAACCACGGCCTCTTCCACCGTTTCGGCATCGAAGCCGTCACATTAGAAGGCCGGGACGCTTCTGACCCAGCCGGCACACCGCCTAAAGTTAATGCTCTAACCTCTGCTAACTTCTACCGCCTTGGTGTGGCGCTGGAGAGTATATTGAGATCGCTTAATAATTTGTTGGAGAGGTTCCATCAGAGTTACTTCTTTTATATGATGGCGGCTACTAATAGATTCGTTTCTATCG GTCAATACATGCCTTCCCTCTGTCTCCTATGCGTCGCAATGCTCATCCGTGCCCTATCTCTCTGGGTGACCACACAACAGGACAATGAAGAGGAGAAACCCCCTAAACCCAAACGAAAATCATCAGGCGCCGATCTACCGGAAGACAAACCTGAGGTACCAGGAGACAAACCTGAGGTACTAGGAGATAATAAAACCGAGGAGATACAATCTGAAGAAAGCACACTTAGACACAGGAAAGTAGCAGAATCTGGAGAAACTGAGTGCAAAGAATCAAAGCTTAAAGAAAAGTTACGTAAAGAAAAAAGCAAGAAGAGCGGAGGAAAGAGACGGAAAGAAAAGGAGGAGTCTAGCATGAGCATTGTCAATATTGGAGCTAATTATTTGCTGGTGCATTTGCTGGGTTATGCTGTTATGAATTCGCCTATACTTATAAGTCAGATTG gtgCGGCATACGGTTACGCATCAGAACTCTCCGTATACTACGGTCTCATCGCCATATCTATCCTCCTCACCCTAATTTCCCCCTACCTCCCCCGTCTACTCCGCACGGGCCGCATCACCCACGAGGAGTTGTCTCTAGTCAATATTCTATTACTAGTGGAGTTGGCGACAGTGTGCTTATCCGTGGGCATGCATAACTACCCGCTAGGGCTAGCTATGGCGGTGTTATACACTCCTGTTGCCCTGGTGATTGGTGTGGTGACGAAAGGCGGCGGAAAGAAGAA TGCCATCGCCTTGTTCCTGAAGCGGATCTTCTGCCTGCTTGTGCACCCGCTCTCCGCCGTGACGCTGTCCATGGTTTTATATAGCACCACGCTGTTCCCAGAG